A region from the Brachyspira hampsonii genome encodes:
- a CDS encoding nucleotidyltransferase domain-containing protein — MLDEKIKEGIKNICSSYGNIEKVILFGSRAMDKEKYNSDIDLAVIGKFDLLFCERLKEELSELPTLLKFDVISYNDIENQELINDIKNHGKIIYKK, encoded by the coding sequence ATGCTTGATGAAAAGATAAAAGAAGGTATAAAAAATATATGCAGTTCTTATGGGAATATAGAAAAAGTTATACTGTTTGGTTCTAGGGCAATGGATAAAGAAAAATATAATTCGGATATAGATTTGGCTGTAATAGGAAAGTTTGATTTGCTATTTTGCGAAAGATTAAAAGAAGAATTATCAGAACTTCCTACTCTTTTGAAATTCGATGTGATTTCTTATAATGATATAGAAAATCAAGAATTAATAAATGATATAAAAAATCATGGAAAAATTATTTATAAAAAATAG
- a CDS encoding ankyrin repeat domain-containing protein: MKYLLIFLLSIIIFSCNTKESNNNNTDKVTINLDDNTDNNITEQSNTDDKDNKSNNSSINTEETEETEYYSYTDKEIISFIESGDFQTIKKLIESKSLDVNYNLEIDEYSKSTPLIQAIKYKQTDIINYLLENNADVNLALGYSTPLIEAMYYDEGLVRKLIDLGADVNLTTESGFTPLMASAGRHNIAIADLLIEKGADIEARDDDDINALVYASTYNNEDMVKFLLEKGADANTVCEIKNEHTDISSTPLMNAAYRGNTNIINMLLENGADINYTTDFGMTALMMAASFNQFEAAKVLLENNADTSVTDEYGRTALDLAKEEDYKDIVELLEKYN; encoded by the coding sequence ATGAAATATTTATTAATTTTTTTACTTTCTATAATTATATTTTCTTGTAATACCAAAGAATCAAACAATAATAATACAGATAAAGTAACTATAAATTTAGATGACAATACAGATAATAATATAACAGAACAATCAAATACAGACGATAAAGATAATAAATCAAATAATTCATCAATAAATACAGAAGAAACGGAAGAAACAGAATATTATTCATACACAGATAAAGAAATTATATCTTTTATAGAATCAGGAGATTTTCAAACAATCAAAAAATTAATTGAATCAAAAAGTTTAGATGTTAATTATAACTTAGAGATAGATGAATATTCCAAGTCAACACCTTTAATACAAGCTATAAAATATAAACAAACTGATATCATAAATTATTTATTAGAAAATAATGCAGATGTTAATTTAGCTTTGGGATATTCTACTCCATTAATAGAAGCTATGTATTATGATGAAGGACTTGTTCGTAAACTTATAGATTTAGGAGCCGATGTAAATTTAACTACTGAGTCAGGATTTACTCCACTTATGGCAAGTGCAGGTCGTCATAATATTGCTATAGCAGATCTTTTAATTGAAAAAGGTGCTGATATTGAAGCAAGGGATGATGACGACATTAATGCTTTAGTTTATGCCTCAACTTATAATAATGAAGATATGGTAAAATTTTTACTTGAAAAGGGAGCTGACGCCAATACAGTATGCGAAATAAAAAATGAACATACGGATATATCTTCTACTCCTTTAATGAATGCTGCTTATAGAGGTAATACTAATATAATAAATATGTTATTAGAAAATGGTGCTGATATTAATTATACCACTGACTTTGGAATGACTGCTTTGATGATGGCTGCTAGTTTTAATCAGTTTGAAGCTGCAAAAGTACTTTTAGAAAATAATGCAGATACTTCTGTAACTGATGAATATGGACGTACTGCACTTGATTTGGCAAAAGAAGAAGATTATAAGGATATAGTTGAGCTTCTTGAAAAATATAATTAA
- a CDS encoding ankyrin repeat domain-containing protein — MKITKTLITIIFSLALFNSLKLIRTGTDVNTKDDKRVSALMYAVKSGNLDLVK, encoded by the coding sequence ATGAAAATTACTAAAACATTAATAACCATAATATTTTCATTAGCTTTATTTAATTCATTAAAACTAATAAGAACAGGCACTGATGTTAATACAAAAGATGATAAAAGAGTAAGTGCTTTGATGTATGCTGTTAAAAGCGGAAATTTAGATTTAGTAAAATAG